In the genome of Populus alba chromosome 11, ASM523922v2, whole genome shotgun sequence, one region contains:
- the LOC118040843 gene encoding E3 ubiquitin-protein ligase ATL59 → MGISFVAVKMPKCFGLQFLLEFLTFIKLLFLLILSNLLMSRPLRQPYNTDQDQHPTEDYVLVMGELSPSPIPVPVSVLTRLIKKKLPVMTFSSLLERLVKLEDDQESMCPVCLDCIQERDEVRELCNCSHVFHMKCLDSWVDQGQVTCPTCRSMLFPKKMEAAEMFIFAHDDSAMVEQVS, encoded by the coding sequence atggggaTCTCCTTTGTTGCAGTGAAGATGCCGAAATGTTTTGGTCTCCAATTTCTTCTAGAGTTTCTAACTTTCATCAAGTTGTTGTTTCTATTGATTCTCAGCAATCTACTTATGTCCAGGCCACTTCGACAACCTTATAATACTGATCAAGATCAACATCCCACAGAGGATTATGTTCTTGTAATGGGTGAACTAAGTCCCTCACCGATTCCAGTCCCAGTTTCCGTTCTAACAAGGCTGATCAAGAAGAAGCTTCCAGTGATGACATTCAGCAGCTTGCTTGAAAGGCTAGTGAAGCTTGAAGATGATCAAGAGAGCATGTGTCCTGTCTGCTTGGATTGTATTCAGGAAAGAGATGAAGTCAGAGAACTATGCAACTGTTCTCATGTGTTTCATATGAAGTGCCTGGATAGTTGGGTGGATCAAGGCCAGGTTACCTGCCCAACTTGCAGGTCCATGCTGTTTCCAAAGAAAATGGAAGCTGCTGAAATGTTTATATTTGCTCATGATGATTCTGCCATGGTTGAGCAAGTTAGCTAA